In Paenibacillus sp., the DNA window AATGGCTCGTTTCTTTACATCAAAGCTATATGTTTCAAGCTTCTGCCCTTTCTTTACCATGACGAAAAGCACCCCCTATAGTATTCATCGGTTTTAAACACAGGGTGTTTATCCAATGTCCACTATAAGGGGTGCACTTCAGCGGCGTCGAGGGTTTCTTATTTCGGCGCATTACGGGCGGTAGGCGGCGAGCGGTCCTTCGTACACGAGACGGAGCGGCTCGGCGGACATGAAGTCGTGAGGCGCGGTCTCGGAAGGGGGCTTGCCCACCGGCTCGACGCCGCCGCGGCGGAGCATCTCCGCCACGAACTCCGAGCAGAAATACGCGTTCGGGGTTTTAATATGCAGCGGCGCCAAGAAATTCAGCAGCCCCAAGTAATTGAACCCGTACCGGTCCGCCTCCCGCTCGAACCGTTCGAGCTCGGCGGCGATGCGCGCGCGCCGGCCCGCGTCGACGGGCAGCGCGTAGACGGCGCACCTCGTGCGGCCGCCCGCGGCCAAATGCCCGTCGCTTCGGCTTTCCCGCACGAAGCCGGCGAGCCAAGGCAGCCGCTTGTCTTTGCGTCCGAAGCTGAACAGCGGGTCGAGCCCTTCGCACAGCGCGAGCGACGCATGATTGTAAGGCGCCCCGGTAATCCGCTTGATGACCCTGGAAAACCGCGTTCCGGTATCCGTTAATACGATATACACCGTCTCCGTCTTCATATCCAAACCTCCGACCGATTCTGCTTTCATCGTATCGGAAGCAGCGGTTGAAGCCTACGGCTTCGCGTCCGGTTTCGCCGCCGGACTTAAGTCGAGGCCGCGGAGGAGCGGGCGTCGTCGACGCTGCCGGACGCCTTGTCGGACGACGCGTCGGCCGCGTCGTCCCGCCGCCGACCCGCGGCGATCGCGAGCGCGAACGCGGCCATGCCGAGGCCCGCGGCGAGGAATACGCCGCCGACGCCCGTCCGCTCGGCAACGGCCGCGCCGAGGAACGGGGCGATCAGCATCGTGCCCGTCTGCAGCGCGTTCGACAGCGCCGATACCGGAGCGATCGTGCGGCCGTCCGTCTCCGTCTGCAGCACGTAGCCGAACGGCACGGCGATCAAACCGCCGACGACGCCGAGCAGGGCGAAAGCGGGCGTCCACAGCCACAGCGACGGGGGCAGCCAGCCGTAAGCGCCGGCGCCGAAGCAGGCGACGAACAATCCGTCCGCGACGCCGAGCGCGGCCATGAACAGCAGCGGCCGCGACTTCCAGGACGTCCATCGTCCGGCGAGGAACGAGCCGGCGACGCTGCCTGCGCCGACGGCGCTCATGAGCATGCCCATCGCCGATTCGTCGTGCCCGAGGCTCGCGGCGAACAGCACGAACAGTCCGTCATAGCAAAACAGCAAAAACATGATCGCCGTCATATACAGCAACGCGATCCGCAGCGTCCGGTTGCCGCGAATGTACCGCACGGCCGCGCTCATGTCGTCCGCGAACCGGGTCGCCTCCGCTGGGGCCGCCTCTCCAGGCCAGCGGGGCAGCCGCAGCAGAACGGCGGCGGAAATCAGGTACAGCGCGGCGCCGATCCAGTACGGCGAGAACGCGCCCCACGCCGCGATGCAGGCGCCGCCGATCATCGGAGCGACGATTTTCGTCGCGTTGACCGCCATTTGGCTGAGGGCGCCGGCTTCGGCCAGCCGCTCCGCCGGCACCGTCCGCTTCACGGACGCTTGACGGACGGGGTCGAAAATCGAGCTGGCGCAATGCTTGAGGAAGACGAGCGCGAGCAGCAGCGCGAGCGAGTCGGCCCAAACGAGGGCGAGCATGACGGCGCCGCGAAACACGTCGCAGGCGACCAGCACGGTCCGTCCGCTCGAGCGTCCGACGCGCACGCCGGCGAGCGGACCGACCACGACCCACGGCAGCCCGATGCACAGCGACAACAGCGCGAGCTCAAAGGCGCCGTACCCCCAGACGTATACGATCACGGCGCCCAGCGCGAGGAAATCGAGCCAATTGGCCGCGTCCGACAGCGTTTGACCGACGAACAGCCGGCGAAACTCGGGCAGACGCAAAGGGGACCACAACGATTCCATGAAAAAAACCTCCCGACGGCATCTTTACGTTCCCATCGTAGCGGGGAAATGTCAGAGCCGTATCAGAAGGTTTTTTTTGCTATAGCAAGCGCCGGCGAAGCTCCGCTTCGATCGCCGGCAGCAGCGCTTCGGCTTCGGTCCGCTCCATCAGCCGCTCCCATTCCGGGCGATACCTTCGCGCGACCGTCTCCCAGCCGTTCCGCTCGGCATGCTTCAGCAGCGTATGGACGCCGTTCAGCCAATGCGGCACGAAGCGGGACCGGCGCAGCGACGCGAGGCCGTTCTCGAAATCGGCCTCAGCCGCCCCGCTCGCCCGGTCGTACCGGGCGATCCCGCGCAGCACGAGGAACAGCCCTTCTTCGCGCAAATACGGAAACGGCGAAAATGACCGTTCCATCCATGCGATCTGCTCTTCGGCGGCGGGCATGTCCCCCGTATCGATCAGCGTCTCGAGCTTCAGGTTAGCGAGGTACGGCAGCAGATTGGACGCCTCGCCGCCGCCCGCGGCTTCCGTCCACGCCTTACGGAACAGCGCTTCGGACGCTTCGCGCTCGCCCCAATCCCGGAGCATAAAGATGAGGTTATGCCGCTCCAGTTCCGTGTGATAAACGGGCGTGAGCAGGCGCCGGCGCAGCGCCGCTTCGACGAGCGGCCGGCTGGCGGCAGGCTTCAGCATGTGATATAGGTGCAGCAGGTAAAACGCTCGTTCCTCGAACGGCGCATTTCCTTCAGTAAACTCGCGGTATCGCCCCTCGACGAACGCCGCGTAGGACTCCATGTACGGGGCAGGCTCGAACCCGAGCAGCTCGCGCTGCTTCAGCAGGGCGAGCAGCGCGTCCCCGCGCCCGTACAGCAAATTGGCGTCGAGGATGCGCCGCATCCGCTCGGCGTGCTCGGGATCGTCCAGCAGCGGGTGCGGCAGCGGTTCGTCGGCCGAGCCGACCGCCTCCATCCGGTAGCCGGCTCCGCGCACGGTGCGGATTTCGTACAAATCGTTCCACGCCGCCAGCTTTTTGCGCAGCCGGTATACGTGATCGTCCACGGTGCGGTCGGTCGGCGACTCCATCGGCCATACGGCGTCCAGCAGCTGCTCCCTCGACAGCGTGCGCCCGAGGTGGCGGTACAGCGTCTCCAGCAGCGAAAATTCTTTGGGCAGCAGCGCGACTTCGCCGCCTCGGCAGCGGGCCGTCCGCGTGCCGCGATCCAGGTCGATCGATTGCATAAGCGATTGTCCTCCGGTCGTTGCGATTGCCAGATGTGCTTATTATAGCAACAGGCTCGCCGGTTCCGACAGAGGGAACGTTGCGATCCGGGAGATGCTTGTTCATGCTTTTCCGATTTTTGAATACAATGAAGTATTCTGCAACGGAGAGGTGCGCATGACACAGACCAAGCAATCTTTCATCCGAGGGACGTTCGTCTTGTCGGCGGCCGCTTTCATCAACCGGATCCTCGGCTTCGTCAGCGGCATGTTCCTTGCCCGATTCCTCGGGGCGGAGGGCATCGGGCTGCTTATGATGGCGCATCCGCTCGTTCCGCTCGTCATCACGGTGACGGAATTGGGGCTGCCGGTCGCGATTTCGAAGCTTGTCGCCGAAGCGGACGTGCGGGGCGATCGGCGCAAGGTCGGGCGCATTCTATCGATTTCGCTGCTCGTCACCGGCACGTTCAGCGTCGCGCTGACCGCGGCGTCGCTGCTAGGCTCCGAATGGATCGCGTCGATATTGCTGACCGACCAGCGCGCGTACTACGCGATGCTGGCCATCACCCCGATCGCGCCGATCGTCGCCGTATCCGCCGTGCTCAAAGGGTACTTCCGCGGCAAGCAGCGCATGCTGACGATCGCGGCTTCCGACGTGATCGAGCATACCGTGCAGATCGCCTGCGTGCTGGCGCTCGTTCATCTGCTCATGCCGTACGGCATCGCATACGCGGCTGCCGGCGCGATGTTCGCGTCCGTCGTCAGCGAGGCGATTAGCCTAGCGTTCCTGTTCGTCAGCTACCGCGCATACCGGGACCGGGGCGATGCGGAGCCGCTGCCGGAGCGGCTTCGCCACGGCCGGCGTACGCTCGGCGAGCTGCTGAAGATCGGGCTGCCGACGACCGGCCACGGCGTTATCCACTCCGTGTACGGGGCGTTCCAGCCGCTGCTGATCACGAAGAGCCTCGCCCTCGCGGGAATCGGCACGGCGCTCGCGACGCAGCAGTTCGGCATGCTGGCAGGCTATGCGTTCCCGCTGCTGTTCCTGCCGAGCTTCGTGACGCATTCGCTGTCGACGGCGCTCATCCCGGCGATCAGCGAGGCGAACGCGAACAAGAACGCGCTGCTCATGCACGAGCGGATGGAGCAGGCGATGCGCGTCGCCCTGCTCGTCGGCGCGCCGAGCACCGTCGTTTTGTTCGAATGGGCGACGCCGCTCACGACGCTCATTTATCAATCGCCGGACGCGGGCCCGCTGCTGAAAATTTTGGCGCCGCTCTTTTTCTTCCACTACTTCGACGCGCCGCTGCACGCCATCCTGCTCGGGCTCGGCCGGGCGAACGCGGCGATGTGGAACTACATCGTGGCGACGGCGTTCAAGGCGCTTGCGGTGTTCGTCTTCGGCAGCGAATTCGGCATTCAAGGCATCGCGTACGGCCTCGGCTTCGGCATCGTGCTGCTGACGGTGCTCAATTTCATGACGATCTCGACCGTAATCGGCTTCTACGTCGACATTCGCAAGTACGTCAAAGTCGGCATCTGCATGATTATCATGGCGATCTGCGGCCAGCTGCTGTTCGAGCGGTTTACGGAAGCCGGCGCTACGCTGCTGTGGAGCACGATCGGCTCGGCGACGGCGGCGCTCGCGGTTTACTTCGCGGCGCTGGCGCTCGCTGACCTTGTGCGGCTGTCGCACATTCGCCAACTCGCGCTCGCCATCGGGGCGAGGGTTCGCTTGTAGGTGCGGGTTCGCTTGCAGGCGGTCGGTCGGCCGGGGCATGTCGGTTGTTTCGCCTGCGCCGGGGTCGGTGCGTGAACGCGCGCCGGGGCGGGGCCGCTTGGCGAAGGAGCCGCGGATGCTCGACGCTCCCGCCGCTTGCGCTGCTGCGCTCGGGGACGCGGTTCCCAGAGCGCCTCCTTGGACTGTCGGGGTGAACCCGGCAGTCTTTTTTTCGTACCCGTCGCACTGTTAGATCCGCCCGGGCGGGGGGATGGAGCGCACGCTGC includes these proteins:
- a CDS encoding MFS transporter, which codes for MESLWSPLRLPEFRRLFVGQTLSDAANWLDFLALGAVIVYVWGYGAFELALLSLCIGLPWVVVGPLAGVRVGRSSGRTVLVACDVFRGAVMLALVWADSLALLLALVFLKHCASSIFDPVRQASVKRTVPAERLAEAGALSQMAVNATKIVAPMIGGACIAAWGAFSPYWIGAALYLISAAVLLRLPRWPGEAAPAEATRFADDMSAAVRYIRGNRTLRIALLYMTAIMFLLFCYDGLFVLFAASLGHDESAMGMLMSAVGAGSVAGSFLAGRWTSWKSRPLLFMAALGVADGLFVACFGAGAYGWLPPSLWLWTPAFALLGVVGGLIAVPFGYVLQTETDGRTIAPVSALSNALQTGTMLIAPFLGAAVAERTGVGGVFLAAGLGMAAFALAIAAGRRRDDAADASSDKASGSVDDARSSAAST
- a CDS encoding winged helix-turn-helix domain-containing protein — its product is MQSIDLDRGTRTARCRGGEVALLPKEFSLLETLYRHLGRTLSREQLLDAVWPMESPTDRTVDDHVYRLRKKLAAWNDLYEIRTVRGAGYRMEAVGSADEPLPHPLLDDPEHAERMRRILDANLLYGRGDALLALLKQRELLGFEPAPYMESYAAFVEGRYREFTEGNAPFEERAFYLLHLYHMLKPAASRPLVEAALRRRLLTPVYHTELERHNLIFMLRDWGEREASEALFRKAWTEAAGGGEASNLLPYLANLKLETLIDTGDMPAAEEQIAWMERSFSPFPYLREEGLFLVLRGIARYDRASGAAEADFENGLASLRRSRFVPHWLNGVHTLLKHAERNGWETVARRYRPEWERLMERTEAEALLPAIEAELRRRLL
- the spoVB gene encoding stage V sporulation protein B, which gives rise to MTQTKQSFIRGTFVLSAAAFINRILGFVSGMFLARFLGAEGIGLLMMAHPLVPLVITVTELGLPVAISKLVAEADVRGDRRKVGRILSISLLVTGTFSVALTAASLLGSEWIASILLTDQRAYYAMLAITPIAPIVAVSAVLKGYFRGKQRMLTIAASDVIEHTVQIACVLALVHLLMPYGIAYAAAGAMFASVVSEAISLAFLFVSYRAYRDRGDAEPLPERLRHGRRTLGELLKIGLPTTGHGVIHSVYGAFQPLLITKSLALAGIGTALATQQFGMLAGYAFPLLFLPSFVTHSLSTALIPAISEANANKNALLMHERMEQAMRVALLVGAPSTVVLFEWATPLTTLIYQSPDAGPLLKILAPLFFFHYFDAPLHAILLGLGRANAAMWNYIVATAFKALAVFVFGSEFGIQGIAYGLGFGIVLLTVLNFMTISTVIGFYVDIRKYVKVGICMIIMAICGQLLFERFTEAGATLLWSTIGSATAALAVYFAALALADLVRLSHIRQLALAIGARVRL